A region from the Nocardia terpenica genome encodes:
- a CDS encoding LysR family transcriptional regulator has protein sequence MEIERLRNLIVLAEERHFGRAAQRLHITQPALSRQVKAVERELRVPLFDRDAHRVEVTRAGAVLFTDAAELIQRYDELLARTSRADNAVTGHLRIAYSMTAARTASDALVQTFRDRFPNVEVTATDGWSELNVELLASGRLDIGFVRPPVKNGVALHPLGNTELAVAIHPEHPLAASARIAPAQLLEVPVTLWSRNLGFGYFRRTIDQIWGDTDSTLIREEPALEPIVATVAAGEGAAVVDLHRLEQLHPTGITLRRFTPPAPTAELAVAWNPDNHSPLIGRFLECCT, from the coding sequence ATGGAGATAGAACGCCTCCGCAATCTCATCGTGCTGGCCGAGGAACGTCATTTCGGCCGCGCCGCCCAGCGGCTGCACATCACCCAGCCCGCCCTGTCGCGGCAGGTCAAGGCGGTCGAACGAGAGTTGCGCGTCCCGCTGTTCGACCGGGACGCGCATCGCGTGGAGGTCACCCGGGCCGGAGCCGTCCTGTTCACCGACGCCGCCGAGCTGATCCAGCGCTACGACGAACTGCTGGCCCGCACCAGCCGCGCCGACAACGCCGTCACCGGGCACCTCCGCATCGCCTACTCGATGACCGCCGCCCGCACCGCGAGTGACGCACTGGTACAGACGTTCCGCGACCGGTTCCCGAATGTCGAGGTGACCGCGACCGACGGATGGTCGGAGCTGAACGTGGAGCTGCTCGCCTCCGGCCGATTGGATATCGGGTTCGTCCGGCCACCCGTCAAGAACGGTGTCGCGCTGCACCCGCTCGGCAATACCGAACTGGCGGTGGCGATTCACCCCGAACACCCCTTGGCGGCCTCGGCCCGGATAGCACCCGCACAGCTACTGGAGGTCCCGGTCACCCTGTGGTCGCGCAATCTCGGCTTCGGCTACTTCCGGCGCACCATCGATCAGATCTGGGGCGACACCGACTCGACCCTCATCCGGGAGGAACCGGCCCTGGAACCGATCGTCGCCACGGTCGCCGCGGGCGAGGGCGCCGCCGTCGTGGACCTGCACCGCCTCGAACAACTCCACCCCACCGGCATCACCCTGCGCCGCTTCACCCCGCCCGCCCCCACCGCCGAGCTCGCCGTCGCCTGGAACCCCGACAACCACTCACCCCTGATCGGCCG